A stretch of DNA from Scatophagus argus isolate fScaArg1 chromosome 23, fScaArg1.pri, whole genome shotgun sequence:
CGCACGAAAAACTACAGTCTCATCATTCATTGGACTGCGGGGTCGTGCAACACTAAAGCTGACCAACACTTTTTTCTGGAACAAAATACATCATCATCTGGCAAGGTGTTGCTTTGGCCAgtcaaaaatgtgcaaatgcacAGATTACATGAATGCTGCATTTGGTGGTTTACCTTGCCACCAAAGATAAGATGACTGACCTCATGAAAACTTGTAATATTATACAAGGTTGTGCAGAGTTTTAGCTTTCTGATAAACCTTCAAACTCAACTTTCTCTTTACCTAAAACCCACACACATATCAtatttgaaacacacacacatatttgaaACATATGGctgcatttatatatatatataaaaaaacactaTTGTTTAAGGACAAAGCCTGCAGAAGAAAGTAGTTCCAGAGATGAAAAGATACCACTTGATCTATGTTGGACATTGGGTGAACCAATCCTCTTCCTTCCGCCAGTGTGGACTAACCCTTTTAGCAATGGTCAATaacattaaattcaaataaGCCAAATGAACAAACTCACCTTCTGCTTGTTAAGCCTCATCTGGCAGCAGGAGAAGACTCCAAACACAACGTAGACAGCAGCTGCTATGAAGCAGTTAAAGCCCATCTTGTTGTACAGGGCGTAGACCCTCTGAGGAGGGTTTGTTGCTGACAAACTTCATTATGGAAACAGCATATGTATGCAACATCTACGTGTCAGTACAGCTGTATAACTAGAGAACAGGAATGAAAAGGTAAGGGTCTCACTCTTGATGGATCTCTTCATCGGTCAGAGGCACATCTTCAATCAACACTGCTGAATGTGTGGTGAGGAAAATCCCCAGCATAGCTTCAGAAAGACAAGTAGGGGTACTACAGTCAACATGGCAAGGTTGAtggatttttctgtgttaaacCTAACTGTATATTGAATCACAAGATACTGAACTAAGATTTAGTTTAATTAATGCAGTTTATCATTGGGAAACACACTTCAAGCTATACATTGACTTAAGGCTTTATTAAGTAAATTGAATCCAAAATGTATTTACTTAAAGACCcttgactttaatgacattgcgtTCAAAATTCATAAACCGCTATGcaactgtaacagcttccactcttctgggaaggctttccgctagattttttttgtgtgtgtgagtgttttgtgggatttttttatttttttttttttgcccattcatacagtagagcatttgtgagctcaggtactgatgttggatgaaaaggcctggctcacaatctccagtccaattcatcccaaaggtatgttttgaggtcagggctctgtgagcGCCAGTCGAGTtcaactttgctttgtgcaacCAGGACACAGTCATGCCGGAACAGAACAGGGTTTTCCCCCAGTTTGGAAGCATTGCATTGTCCAAaagatttccctttactggaagTAAGGCGGCCTAACCACAGCCCCCTCCCAATATTATAGTGTTACTATACACATTTGAGTCTagcattaaaaatgattaaaacctCTTCTATAATTTTATTtagacattttcttttgccttACAACACAGACAAGTCTTAATAGAAAACATTCAGTTAGCAGgttatttaattattgattcCTTTATTTTATGAATTGGAATTGTTTCTTACTTTAATGTGAACAAACTCTGGCTTTTGTAAAGTGTAACATTTAacaacaacatactgtataGGCAGCGTAGTTAACAGTATACTGGAATGATACAGCTGGactttaaacacaaaactgcGTCAGATGACTGAACACCAGCGTTTCCCGGATGTTTGAAATGTAGGTTtaagaggggggaaaaaaagctcttcttcttatttttccttcttctacttcttcttcttcttcttcttgttcttgttctcttGGGGGGCGGCAGCGTGTTGTAAACAATTTGAAAGGTGCATATCGCCACCTACTGTACTGGAGTGTGTAACTCAGGATGACTTGTTAGACAAAAGTTATAATACGCAATTGaatataaaattattttcctaccaaagtgttttatttaaatataccAAATTGTATATGTGATTTGAAGATTTAATATAAATTAAACCCAAGCAATCAATGTGTGGTTACAATGTTTACATAAACTGTTATAACTACTACAAACCACCAAATGTTGGTGTAAGAAATTAACAACGTGGcctctttgagatgttttagcaaaatatttaacataaataaatcacGTGACTTTGATGTAGTCGGTCACGTGACTTTCACTTCAAGGGCCAATGTTGCATTCAGCAGACTGGgaagaacaggaaaaacaaactcttgACTCTTGAGAATGTCTGCAAGGCCCAGAAGTGATTAGCTCTAGTATATATACTGGTATATTAAATACCACTTGTGAACAAGGGTAAGTTCCATGTATTTTACAAGATGTAATATTTCACTTCATCACATGATGATGAACTAGCCAAAAATGTCATGTAAATATACTAATATAGCTGGCATTCATCTATATTTACCTTGTTAGTTGTATACATTTTGTCCAGGACCCTTGAGAATGATGCTCAATGAAGCCAGAATTACACTTAGAAACTTTATATACCTGTAACTGATGATAATTGCAATGCAAACATGTGACATGCCCATGTAATATACTCTGACTTCCGACTTAAACGCTTCGTCCGCCTGCTAGTACCTTCTTTTGtagaaaaatggagaaaacgAGGAGACTGTGAATGCAGCACCAGCCCTCTCGGTGTATTCAGTGCATGACCTGAATTTCTATGTTCCCAGTCGTAATGTAATTCGCCGGAGATACAACTTTAATAACACTATGCAGCGGTATGTTCAAATGTTGGACTTTTCCAGGAGTCGACACTGAAAGCGGCAGAAGAGCAGATTTCTAGCTTCTCTGCTAGCTACATCACAAGCAGCACCAAATGCTGCTTAGCTACAGTGTTAGCATCTTGTTCCATCCGCTTAAATGCATCACTGATTCCTAGCTGTTGACTGTATGGTCTATAAGACTGCGGAGATCATTCAAGAAAATGACCTCAGCGTCCACAAAGGTAAGTCGTTTTTACATGTGAGACAGTGAGATGTATTTAGTTTGTCGCCACTTAGCTCGGTCTGAATAGTGTTATTGTACACAAACGCACGGGCCCCGTATGTTTCCCGCCGCTGCACGGGGGAGCAACGTAGAACATGGATTTAAGGTTCACCGGAGTGATGGTGGATTCAATATAGTCAGAGACTTTCATTGGTTCTTTGAGGAAAGACTTCTACACATTCTTCTAAACAACTGATATATTGTTGTTGGTTATGTCtaaaccttgtttttttttctctcgaGTCTGAtcagtttttaagtttttgcaACCAGTCGGAGTCGAAACTGGCACCAGGCACTATTGCAGAGTCCCGTATTTGATGCTAGTGTTTATTCCACAGGTTGGTGAAATCTTTTCTGCAGCTGGAGCTGCTTTCACCAAACTCGGAGAGCTCACCATGCAGCTTCACCCAGTGGCAGACTCCAGTCCTGCAGGGTAACCCCTCATACAAAGACTCAAATACATTAATGAATCACTAGATGAACAGCAAGGTTTGCAGGTGTGGTGATGTTCCATACAGACCACAAAAAAATGGACAGTGGGTTTATGTGAGATTAAATTCCTCTGTCAGTAAGTCTGTCAGAATAACacttaatgtgtttgtgaatcATCTCCCCTTGCAAATCCACTCCACTTGTGTATTTCTAGTAACTGCCACACTATCTGTGCCTGTTACGACTATAAGTATGTGGATATATTTTGGAGCTTGCTGGGACAAGATTTGTTAAAGAAGTCCTGCAGTTCATTAAGCAAATCGCTCAGTtggagttttattttatttccacataATGAACAGGGATCAATCATACAGTATTACCATTATAATCAGGTGACAGTGGTAAAAGCATTTGTTTCATGTTACAGTACAAGTACACAGCAAAATTCTCAGTTAATTTTCCAGTGTTAAGCCaaagtgttaaaatataaaattgaaATGACAGATTTAACTCAACTGTGTAAGAGAGTTGGTGTCATAGGGTGGTGTTTGGGACTAAACTCCCAGTTATGAAGTCATGCCTCTCCTAACACATGACACACTCATGAATTTCTATCTCTAGTGTTACACAGAGTTCATTTTTTAACTCTGGATAGAGTTATTTTAACACTGGATGTGAGTTGTTTTAGTAACACTTTAGGAAGTGATAAATTAATGCTACAAAGACTGGGACAAAATCAACACCAGCGTAGTGTtggaactgactgactgagttgATTTAACACAAAGAATATTTGCTGTGTAGTGCTCTGTAGGGAATCTGTGAATATGTGTAGTCCAGTTTGCTACAAAGATTAGAGAGTGATTCACTCTGTACATCTTGACACATTTCTAAAGAATCTTAACCTGTGTGGATGCTGCTGTTAACCTGATATAAATACTAAAGTCAGTTTAGTTCCCATCTGCCCTCCAGTTGTCCAACAAAGAGCACAGTGAAGAGGAAGCTGTATGAAGATGGAGTTCTTCCTGCTTCCCCTGATGTATCTAAGAAGGTCACCAAGAAAGTgactgttgccatggcaacacagTGCACTCCAGCTATTATCCCTGTGCCCACAGCTCAGGTTGTCGTCGCCTCGGGACTCCAGGTTTCCCAATCGAGCCAGCTGTCcctgaagaaacaaaagactGGAGGTAAGTCAGGAAAACTAAACACATCTGTACTACATAGCAGTATTGTATTGTGTATATTGCAATTATCCAACCTGATGAAGTTTCTGTCCTATAattacagcacaaaacaaatactgagAGTCATTAATTAGTCATTGAGAATTGATTAAGCATATCCAAACAACTTCTTCAACAGCTGTTGTACGAAACAGTTGATATCAGTGCAAAAAAGGTAGTGTGGTCCACTTATCAGAAGGTTGGTGGttaaagtgtccttgagcaagatgCTGAACCACAAATTGCTCTCAGTGCTGGTCCATTTGGTGTGTGATTGTTTAGATTATATCTTTCTGATGGATAATagcctctgccatcagtgtgtgaatgtcacAGTGGTGTAAAAGCATCTTGGAGTGGTTAGTATGATTAGAAAAGCGCTATAGAGTCCATTTACCAATACAAGTTGCACAGCCCTGGACATGGTCAGCTCTTCCCTGTCCCaactgggcttttttttttttatttccttaatattttttattactgttactgtacAGTATTTCGATCAGTAATTGATCTTCTTCAAGCTCAAAATATTTCCACAAGTACATTGAAAAGCACAACTTTGTGCATTCTTGCTTAACTCCCCTATATTACAAATTTACCTCAACAGATTCAAAGCCATCAACAATTAAGTACATATCCACAAACAGTACTACATATTTTCAGCTTCTGGGgatgtctatgtgtgtgtgtgtgtgtgtgtgtagacgtGACCCTCAGCGCTCTGAATGACTCAGATGTCAACAGTGATCTTGTGGACATCGAGGGACTGGGTGAAGGAGCCAATTCCAAAAAGCTCAACAACTTTGATCAAGGTGAACAGCATTAAAAGCTGGCTAAAACACACGGAGGGATTTATTAGGAATTTTGAGCAGGGCTTGACACAGAacattaatattgtttttgatACTTATACCAGCCAAAATTCACAGACTGTTAAAAAAACTGTACTCAAAAGTATTGAAATTATGGCATGATCTTGTTGACTTATTCTGTGATCAATTTCTGATTTAAAGGGGAATTCagagtatttttaaacctggattttatatttacatattttggtgtgtaaatgactAATAGGTACAGATAGTTTCCTGTTTAAGTCTTTGTacagctgcttgtgttttaatattaatattcagCGCTGTCCTATCAAATGCTATTGAAACAGATGCTGTTTGTCcatatttaatgtaatgttgGACCAATGTGTAGCACTGACAATGACAAAAGCAGctctgttaaaaatatttttgatatgGAATTTTTATATGGAATCTTTAAATGTATTCTGATGTGTGTGTAGCTAATGTTACCTTAATAATATGAAAGATGCCATGGTCACATAAACATTGCACATAGTCGCTTAAATTGTCCTTTTATACAAGCCTTGAAGACGTAATTTTACCCATGATCTAACTTTTGGTATAACACACAGTATAAATCATTTATTACACTTAGACAAGCGACTTCATATgttaaaggaaaacataatCACTGTTCATTGtgtcacaatatttttttcttcaaatttcaTCTATTCATTCTTCATCTATTTCATCAAACCAGCAACGAATCTGTCTTTTTAATTCTTCAGTAGGACAGTGTCAGAGCTGAGAGGCCCAGACCAGGAATGGAAGTCAGGAAGTGTTGACAGTTGGATTAACACGTTGTTGCTCTTTTCACGGAATTTGTTGATAGTAAAAATTTAGAAAAACTCCAGACTTTTCTTTGAAGGAAAGCGATTCTGGAGAAAAGATTCTATTGAGATTGTTGACTCTCAATCCGAGGTGTCATCAGTGTGTCCAATCAGCTGTCCTCCAGAATTGCTCACACGCACTAACATGGGTGCACGGCCAGCCCGGATACCGAAACAAAGAACAGAAGCTGAGATTCGAACACACACGGGCAGAGTGTGACATTACTGTCATATTCAGGACACCACTATTCTCCTGTATATTTACATAGAAAATAGCTGTTTCCTGCTATATTTGTTTTCTATTCCTTGAATGgtacaaatgttgtttttgtttttatgtttccacAGATAACCTGAACCTGGACTCGAGTCTCATCATGAATCCCAGTGaccttcctctgctctcccGTTGACCTGTCACTTCCTCTGGACTGCTTTGGAAATGATGCTGACCACACAAACTGTTGTTAACTACAGTAGTATCATGTTGTGTCGAGCAGGACTCCCATCCAGTCCGCCACATCACACCTCTGTGAGATGCTGGCAGACTTCAAATAGTcccagtcattttcttttgttgtaaCATTCCTTGTACCTTCAAAACTACCTTAGTTTTCCGTCATCTCTTGTCCTCCTTGTTGATTTTTGCTTTGTAGAAAATCCTTAAACTTAGAAGACAGACATAATGCAGTGAGAACTTCTAAGATTCACACTTCCCTTGTTTCTTcaagaaaagtcagaaaaaaaaagacaacacagaagAGAATCTCAGCAATTCTGTTTTTGCTCCCCCTTTGATGCACCTGgatagcaaaaaataaataaataaataaaagaaatacaggGATATTTGTCTGAACAATGTAAATGCTATTATTGTATTTCATCTTCAATACAGTCTTGCTACATTTTGTAAACTATTTAACTACTgaattatgtatgtgtgtgtaacaatCATTCAATTATAAGGCTTTTATTAATGAACAAACATAATTATGTTTATTAATAAACCAAACACCAGCCTTCACATACCAAGATGTTGAATTTCTAAGTAATACTTAATAAATGACAGTGtcaatgtgtgttttcataagTTAGAAGGAAGAAGATaaaggagtgtgtgtctgacaggaGCAGCACATATCATACTGGCAATGCAGAGAGGAGAACTACCAGTAATGATGTGCTGCTATAGCCTGACACACTACctcaacatacacacacacaaagaaaaatcaaataatatcAAGAAACACGTACTTCAGTGCTGAAGAGCAGTTAAGATATTTACACTGAATGGTAAGTTATTAGTGAGCTAAAAAGGGATCTTTTCCATTGCTTGTAATTTTACTTACTAAAAGGTTTACTAAACAAAAAATGTCCTTATTTTGTGACaaaatcagccaatcacataaaatttcacattttcagtacAAATGTACAACACAAATTCATTTCCGTGGTAGTGCAAAGGTAATCCATCTTAAAATTCTGTCTGCTCTTTCAAAAATACCGACTCTCATTGATAGAAAAAGATCCTATTAACTGGGGACAGGTGAATGACCTGAGCAGAATAGGCAGAATGTGCCATTTGTTAGGCTAAATGCATTAACAGGACAATGTCACCGTGTGGTGCATAAAGGATCCCAGATTGACTAGTTTGTCCAGTTTTCACACTtgctcactgacacacagctgacatCATAACTactattaaaacacacatgcacacaaacatagtAAATGGTGGTGTCAATTGAATAAAAAGCTCTTATATTGTTTCTACTGAATTTTTCTATAAAAGCATTAGAGCAGAATAAACCAAACATTGATGTAATTCAGAGTCGTCATGTTTCGAAGGCAGGCCTACACCGAGGAGGACACAATGATGCAGATGAAGCTGATGGAACATATGTCACCTCTgactattaaaaaaacaacaacaagaagtcGTGGGAGTTACTGCAGCACAGCATATGGAAGCTCTTCCCAGTGTGTTGCTGGGCGTCCCAGGGCTCACAGTAGCAGCACATAATGATTTGGAGTCATTCAGCTCATATCTGCAAAACATGATGTGCTGCTAGAGTGCACCCTGGACCATGAGCACAGGCTGGTGGAGGTGGACTGGCTGGGGACAGTTAAACACTTTAAGACATAGCAGGAACATTTGATTcatgtgttatttaaaaaaaaaatctaattttccCATGTTCACTTAGCCATCTATTACTTCATAATCTATTCACAATCTATTCAGTTTACGTAAAACATTCCTTAATGTAACATAAATGTATACTACAAACACAATAGTTAtacatttctttaaataagTGGTTCTCTATTAACAGCTCACTTCAGTCAATCTGTCATAAATGACAGAATTTATTTAGTTATTCTGAAGATCAAAGTCATTTGTAAAGGAAAtctaacacaaataaaatgtttgaagaggaaggaaaaaaagaggaaggactTCAGTGATGAAACATTGCTTATTTGCTTGATGAATtatcaacattaacattaacatatataatgttaaaaaaactgttctttctttcccccTCACTGTTTAAATAGTTAGGAAGTAACAAACCGTCGGATGtagatcatcatcatctgtaTTTTTTCAGGTTCATTTTGTATAtcacaaaatgaatacaaatcaaaccaaatcaaaagTGCAGgtgtacatgtactgtacaaatgaaacatttctaaatatgacaaaaattCTCAGAAGGTTTCAAAAAGGTGAAAATCCTGCTAACCGAGACACAAgaacagcagaaataaagagcagaaacgctggaaaaacacaagtttcacatttttgctATTAACAGAGCTTTCTCTACACATGAAGATATCTCCACCTGACAAAAATCCATCCTGACATCTCACTGTAtgtgtcaagtcaagtcaagggCCATGATCCACAACATGCTATGGTTTCAAGGTACCAATCAAGGCACTAATTTGAtgtaaattagaaaaaaaaaaccttaattaaagtaaaataatcatACTTCAGACTGGAGACTTAATAGGACCCTACTGCCTATACAGTTTCTGCTGTTAAAATGTAACACATACCACAGGTGGAGCTGTAAGACAAAAAAGATGGCGAGGGAAGGCGTGAACAGTAGACACCAGATCCCATTTTGGAttaaaatcaacagaaaacaagaaaatgaatgtCCATGTCCAATGCAGCTATATTGATGCCATATAACCAAAGAAGAACATCCAAACCAGGAATGAGCCTTGTAAGCAGAATGTTCCACCATTCCACTATGATTCCAATCAAGCATCATGAAGAAGGTTCTCAAAAGAGCAATGTGGGAGCACAGTGGACTCATTTTAACTCTGGTACATACAGTAGGGGTGCGAATGAGGGTAAAACTGTTGTAGAATGGTGCATAATTTGGCATCTAGGGTGGAAAAATAGGCAAAAATTCTTTATCGGGTTACTTGTTGTTCTATGTGATAgtataaaaatgcattattatccataaaatatcaaaaaattgTGCAAAttttctcatcacagtttcccagagcctcgggtgacatcttcaaattgttttctttgtccaacagtccaaaacacaaggactcttcatttactatcataatgattaaaaaaagcagcaaatccatACTTTttagaagctggaaccagcaagTAATcgacatttttgcttttaaaataactgaaatgattaatcactTATCAAAATAGCTGGCAACTAGTTTTCATTAAATCGATCAATTGATTAAATGACTAATTCCTGCAACATTAATGTTTgtcttatttatgtatttatgtggtTGACAAATTTGTCTCAGACATCGCTACTATAAGCAACAGACGAGGCTACTTTGAAGTGATAAGCTAACCATTAGAGGTAAAACATCCGTTTATTTCTTGATCAATTCTACAaagtgtcagaaaatagtgaaaaatgcacCTCATAATTTTCATAGCCCAGGTGTATGTCTTCAAATGTATGTTTCAGTCAACAGTCAAAGATAcgtttcacatttttttgcttGCTAAAtgacttgaaaaatgacaaatgattatCAAAATTGCTTGTAGattgttattttctgttgatctaCAATCCATTAAtgaattcatcattttatcatcatGTACAGAAAGCAACTGCAaactttgtgtttgcagttgtgCTGTATTGGGCTGCAACTGCTGACAAGAATTAATCAGCAGAATTTTTCTCGATTATTCAATTAATTTTCAGGTCTTTAAAATGtaggaaaataatgaaaaatgcctATTCTAGATTCCCAAAGCAACATTTCCAAATTTCCAAATCTAAATATACTCAGCTTACACTCACAATGCAAAGATTATCAATTATcacattaatatatatatatatatatatatatatatatatatgtgtatatatatatatatgtatatatatatatatggatacagacagatagatagatacacaggagagaggaaggaatcATGGACTGTAAGCACCACTCCTGATTTTATGTGCTCGAGACACTTGACACttagtcaataaataaataaataaaagatttggAATTTCAAAACTGAGGTCAAAATTTAAGACAATTGCGATGAAGTGGAACTGAGGTGAGCTGAGCCTCCATGACTGCTCACATGAAGCCTTAAAGGGCCATATGACCACACAGTCAATCAGACAGAGCTGTGCTCATGGAAGGTGACTGGATTTGAAACAAGAGGTCATTTTAATAAGGAGAGCAACAACAGAAGTGCATTAGACTCAGATATAAACTCTGAGTCTCATTCAAacgaaaacaaaacaaaaaaaaaaagcagaattgagagaggacagaggagggggtgagggagagaggagaaaaaaaaagagcacaacTAAAATTGTGgtggagggaaaggaagagagagaatcAACGCAGAGCTGAGAAAAGCTCTGTGGCCTGCTGCTCTCTCCATTCACAGCAATAGAAGCCATTTGAAATActtcagagaaaaaacaaaaagagtcaCTTACCGTCTGCTGCTGAGATCATAACCCAACTGATGGAAGGATTTCCTAGCCCTTACTACTAAGTATTTGGTAGTTTTTGAACActagtcccccccccccctcagttTGTGTGGATTTTCTCATCATAAGGCCAGTGACATGAACCAGACACAAACCAAGTCTACAGTGCTGACTAGTCCTCgaaaaattgaataaaaaaaaaaaaaaaaaaaatgaaagtaacaAGACACATACAACACACGTGTGCTGCGTTTAAGCTGCAGGATGACAAAGATattcatataaaaatgaaaacaaggaaaaacggcaggcacacacacacacacacgttccaTACAAACACATATCAATAGGAATATACTTAGTCTACTACAGTGACAGGGAGcgagagttaaaaaaaaaaaaaaaaaggcctgtAGGGGTTTCTAGTTGCTCCTGCTTCTGTTCCTAGTAAGCAGGGGAGTGTTTGGAGGGGGAGCTCTGGttgtcccccccctcccctccacacacacacacacgcacacaccccacccacccacacccacaaatataataacaacaacaacaataataataataataataataaaaacttgAATGTAAGCCCCCCAAACCCACCCTCCCCCTCACCCCATCCTTCCTTCCTGGCCCTTCACATCTTCACCTCCTAgctatgtgagtgtgtgttccaGTCCTCCTTCCATTGCTGCCTCGCTGGAGCCCCAGCTACGCACACTGAGAGAGCGAGGAGGCTCAGTAGGCATAAAAACCTACAGGGCTGCAGCCTTTTTCCCTGGCCATCACTTTCTACAAttcaaatcaacattttttttttcccggtgccgaaaaatttaaaaaaaaaagaaaagaaaaaaaaccccacgtcattcctgtgtgtgtacgtgagaCAGGTGTGAACAGAGGGCTTGACGGGGTTAATGTTTgtgagtaaaaaataaataaataaataatttgtgagagaaggggggggggggggggggctgctgcGCCACGCTGAGTGCTGAACTGTAAGCCTGCCAGGCTGCTTGGTTGTCtgactaaaagaaaaagactgtggagatgcagagggagggagataaaATGTAGAAAGTGTGGCTTTGAGAGGAAGCTCTTTTTGCTTTCATACAAATGCTTTATGTAGTCTACTTTTACGGGTGaagctgcaaaataaaaaccacgaacaaactgcaaaaaacatGAGGAGAGTGAGTGCCGATTTTTATACACTGGGAACCAGAAGGAAAGGGCTAAACAGATAACGCAGGCAAACCGGcattaatgcagaaatatgCTGTAAATCGCACTTATGGCTGGGCTAAGTGTTCGACTAATGCTCCTGTATTTTCTCGTGCCGTTTGGTTATGAAATGGGAGTTGGTGGGAAGGAGGCCGGCCCTCAGTCTGCTGAAAGTGCTGCTATAAAACTACATCGCTTTACCAAGAAGACGCCCTGGGCCCACCCCTTCTCTGTTAAGCATGCAtccgtacacacacactcacactcacacaaaacatagtgcacatttaaaacaaacaaaaaaaaaccccaccaagGCTGTGCCCTCAGAGTGTTGGTTAAATTCAGACTTTGGaggcgggggggggggtcctcAAACCACACATATAATGGACTGAATTCTCCAGCATTAGTCAGTTTAACACCATAATGAAGCTTCAAGGGAGGTCTATAAATACAGCATTCTGATTTTACTCTAATTCCATCCACTAGAAATGATCTCTCTTAAAGACTGTTTAATAACGAACCCCAGAGTACAGACCATCTCA
This window harbors:
- the zgc:92664 gene encoding chromatin complexes subunit BAP18 isoform X1; translation: MTSASTKVGEIFSAAGAAFTKLGELTMQLHPVADSSPAGSHLPSSCPTKSTVKRKLYEDGVLPASPDVSKKVTKKVTVAMATQCTPAIIPVPTAQVVVASGLQVSQSSQLSLKKQKTGDVTLSALNDSDVNSDLVDIEGLGEGANSKKLNNFDQDNLNLDSSLIMNPSDLPLLSR
- the rnaseka gene encoding ribonuclease kappa-A; translation: MLGIFLTTHSAVLIEDVPLTDEEIHQDLSATNPPQRVYALYNKMGFNCFIAAAVYVVFGVFSCCQMRLNKQKVSLFIWLI
- the zgc:92664 gene encoding chromatin complexes subunit BAP18 isoform X2, translated to MTSASTKVGEIFSAAGAAFTKLGELTMQLHPVADSSPAGCPTKSTVKRKLYEDGVLPASPDVSKKVTKKVTVAMATQCTPAIIPVPTAQVVVASGLQVSQSSQLSLKKQKTGDVTLSALNDSDVNSDLVDIEGLGEGANSKKLNNFDQDNLNLDSSLIMNPSDLPLLSR